The sequence gttttaggctcaagtctcacaaggttgtagcgttcatttgagttccttccttcaagcatgttacaaaaactgatttttcctttatgattgcatgtgaattcataaattataaccacaaccaagcatacaccaaagagtaaatcaacttttcatccatgtttataactctctttaacagtcatgtaattaaaaaccaaatcctcatcattgtgttagaAGCTACcctaagacaaaaataaacacataaaaacaactctttttgggtttttcaaaacaatttttcaaatttttatgtgattttccgATTTTTATGTCagaacacactaaaacactccaaaacagcttaaaaacacttaaaacagcaaggaacaacactagaagtaatgggtgataaactcttaCGAATTTcttgcaaaacaacttggttacccccccccccacacttaaatcaaacattgtcctcaatgtttcaagcacaaactcacacaaaaacaagcaaacaaacaaacaacgaataaatatgacaagtatagcaaagtaaaaaccagacagagtagactttaagaacgcaaatctggttttgaagatagatgatcttgttgactttccacaactttgatctcgAATTGGTTTGGAATTCTAAGCAAAGActatcagagttccttggtttcgaatcagactccttctactgggttgatttgattgtgcagtctgcattcttctccacttgtttcttctgcacagcaggcaggcacgaggtagaggtgatggtctgtttctttcttcaatctttcgaagtgcccaccatttgctttctttctccttgtccctagctgaggatgaattagcacattgtctccacatgcttcgaggtatcattttcacttcccttatttgTTCCCCAGagagatgtggtagacgaaaaggaagcataagatgttgaagatgagtactcgagagcaaggctaggtaagcaattaggaaggggttccaggcagtcggttccagatcggaaaattgataccaagtgctggctgattgctctctttctccttatcccgcagttgaaaacaacgacaaagagaaggacagggagaaagcatgatatgagatactcttgctttcaaccttcatgatatgaaatacttttgctttggatgagttgtttgcaaaggtaccccaaggaataaggaacactgagtgacttgagaggcttcgttgggaagccaatctcggagatgaagaaaggttatgtatgtctgccttgcaatggagagtgaaggttgacatttataggaattaataaccagtactattctttcactcttgtcggcaaccattggatgatttaatagtaaacttcacgtgccttcttcacaagaaatcttcgacagattacccgtaatttccgcaaggctaagtgtgcatgtgacaggcgctgacacatctggaaaagcaagtgcctctttaatttctgagcttgcctcttcgatttctgagctccgtcgagtgcaaaggttgcatgtgacaagtgcagacaaatctggaaaagaggATGGCccatggtttctgagcaagcccagcttttgaaaaagctagcgcctcttcgatatctagaatcggcgcttcgataaattacccgtgattttcgcaaggctgagtgtgcatgtgacagatgttgacacgtctggaaaagcaaatgcctctcctatttctaagcttgcctcttcgattctgagctccgtcgagtacagaggttgcatgtgacaagtgcggacaaatctggaaaagaggatggcccgtggtttctgagcaagcccagctttttaGAAAGctagtgcctctttgatttttgaattggccttttcgatttttgagctcccctcttcgatctctgaaatcccgtcgagtgctgatttttatagaggcacgcagttcctTTCAAATCACACTTGAATTtccgcctgtagaaactcccttcattgcacttctaagatctcgatttgtctgatctcttctttcttcaacacctttgaaaatgtctggcccctccgaccgtcatttCGACTTGAACCTTGGTAAAGAGGCATACATGCCTTCTCtaaacaacatatggcgcccatccttcatatcccctactggtcctcttaccgttggggattcggtgatgaagaatgagatgaccgctgcggtgctggcccggaaccttgtcactcccaaagataacagactactttccaaacggtctgatgagttggctgttaaggaatctctggctctcagtgtgcagtgtgcaggttctgtgtctaatatggcccaatgtctatttgctcgaacccgtcaagttgaatcattggcggctaaagtgatgagtctcaaacaggagattagagggctcaagcatgagaataaacggttagacaggcttgcacataactatgctacaaacatgaagaggaagaatgaccagatgcaggaatctgatggtcagattttacttgatcatcagaggtttgtgggtttgttccaacagcatttgccttcgtcttctgggactgtaccgcgtagtgaagcttcaaatgatcaacctccgatacctcctccttctgtggctctgCTGACTGCTGAGGTTCCGCCAACTACTTAGACTTCTCCTAagtagcctttgtgaaggcttcctcttgtatttttctgcctcctgttcattttcaacaaattttaatgtaaaaataccttgcatatctgtcaatgttttaaaaataaacccacaccaaaaacaattaaacaagcaacaaataaaaatgacaatcatggcaaaataaaaatgcagaaaatggaaggtttttagaaacgcaaaactgattgtggagcgattcaaagatctttttttttttttaatacatgggttgcctcccaagaagcgcttggtTTAATGTCTTCCAGCCGgtcgaaacttccttctaagcttggataaggcccatagcatggaatttatccttgaatggaaggtgatacttgacgtgatccgacaatggtttaaattctagtgtaggtgcctgaatgatcaaaatcagcaagttagtataaaataaaatcgaagttggaaaagatggcttacttgcttgctccgacacaaactcaattacgaacaccacatctttgaaggttgcagggataagggacttggccagatttggtgttttgagagttatgacttgtcccgtgtcataaaatccaacttctttggtatttttcgtctcaagtgtatcttctttgatgaattctagacattccccatccacttcttgctcttgattctttggaaaggtttcgaaaatgcctttctcaccctcttcttccttggattgcatgatcctgcaatgaataaggacatttggtgaaatggggtcaagacgaattgaatttaggcttatcttagttgtagtggacggcatagaaGGCATAtggggttgcggcaagggtggttcttcccttgccgtggccttgttattctcttcttcttcgagcagcagctgttcatccatgttttggcttggtttggatgtcttgggttcacttccaacctccatagcacttcccaaagtgatagcatcatggatttcaaaatcttccttcaaattttcaatagttgagttggagagttcaccttgctcttgaatttgtgccgtgaactccataatctcccCAAGTTGATTTTCAATTCGCTtatctccttagcttgattgagcgttgtttcattttgattttgctgcccctgcaccaaagaggttagtaattgaaaaatttgatcactatccgtggacatacttgaatttgattggaattgttgtaggggaagctgtggtggctgcataggtgttaaataaaactcctcagattgctACCAATATCCATCTTTTTTAGCCTCCTTGGCTtcattttgtgagccctgcaccaaagaatttatttcataaaaaattcgatcataatctgttgacgaacctgagtttgattgagcatattgtatatgaggttgtgatggctgcataggtcttgaatagaactcctcttcttgttgccaatatccatcttgttggcattgttgaggttctatgtaatctgaataatctctccaatccgaattgtaagtgataggagcatatttatgcgacttagtatgtttgttttcgtgcatttatgttcttagttcttagttatgttagtagtttaagccatttttgtgtgtttgtaggttctatgggccaaggatgcaagaagatgcattttggagcactttggagcatttttgggccaagattggatggtgcaaacatggagacatgaggatggacgaatttgatgattcaatgggctagaaatctacatgtgtgtgtgcaaagtgttggcctacaacttcaaacatcatagctgccatgtgatggcagaaaatgtgtttattgctagctaaatggatgaagaacatgcatgtgcaagtataaacaccacatgggcagcaagaaggaaagaaaacagcaacacacacaccacatgggcagcaaggaatcagaaattaaagcatggaagagtgggaagtgatgatgacaacacaaacacacacacacggcaatggaatggagttggcagatttctacaactttgatcagctgactttgggagcaaattgcgaacagctcagaatgaattagagaatgagccttatatgcttggaaagctacagatgtctattttctagaacatttcgcggattgttaatatcatttttctagaagaagttataggcatttgagtaagggaaggtctagctgacgacaacttgcagattggaattgaaagcaaacaaaagaaaagaaataaaacaaggggagtgaatggacagcagaaaagcaaggaaattggaccactatgaagtggatttcttgttggtctcccacttatagctttgggtggctttggcaTGATTATTTCTAGGTGGAAAGAACACAaagacagcacacacacacaaggcaaaaagctggcagcatcttccttcattgccgtgggttttttttcccttgtccATTACCTTGCAATTGCTTGACATTTCCAACCTCTATATAAGCACCATTCAGCCTTCAAGGATGAGACACAGCCATTCATACACATTTccattagttccaaggcttgcaaagaaggaggagtgcttggagttgtgctagccattccattggagttgttggagcattctaggtgtcttctactttgtttctctatgtttaatatcaattgtttttgtttaattgcaagtatgaggaactaaacccttacttagctagggtgaagttcgaagccatgaacatgtttgagatatgaattgatttcttccaattgtgatttaataagttgtgaatgcaattcaattaactactttcttcaaaactaattcttgtatgttgattaaggatgcatacttagttttcatgcatgaatttgatgctaggatataaatgagtttcacctaatcgttacaagtttatattcattggtagtgaaggttgctagtcacaatcgcgttaattgaattcttggcaaacgtatcatgcattcatagttacgaatgcctcgttaacacttatgattttcatagaacgtaatgatctttaattgtatctctattatgcattcatgtagaggacttttggagaataatttggattgtcgtatgcattcatccaattcaataaatcaaggaaaatctgagaattaattagtgcatcacggttaatctggggtgttgagtttcataatctattgaaaagcaattggaaatcaattcatgtacaagtgtgtcatgtgtgaagaatggatctctagctaatccatcaaccatctatttagttttactttttgttgttatctcaatctcatccaaaccaatacctcccatttactttcttgtatcgaagtgtgtttaagtttgtttagtttgtgccttaaagtgttttgaactctttgagtctagtttagtgttttaaaacctacttttgtgtttttaagtttcttcttatattcttgagtcttatatttgttgattagcatccctagttaatccccggtctagaacgatccctacttgcatcattactacaattgtcatcaatagggtttaatttgtgtgtcaagtaattctcacatcaaattttggcgccgttgccggggattagcaaattgctaatcccttgtgtttttgccgtgtgtttttagtgtaatttacctagtttcttattttgttttgttttcttggtttaggtactaatgcatgacgcggagttctcaaactgtgcatatcttggactttaacaacgattttgaacgtgatttgagaagaaagaggaggcatcccgaacctagtgaacctagttcaagttcagaggccgaatctgagtttgaagaagagaaagaagaagttatggcagcggacaatcggaccattaaagagctttcggcctcggggttgaccaatgccgcaccattatgcattcaataccccgcggctgcccaaggcaagaccgatgaattcgagttgaagtcaagcttgttgcaccacattccgaaataccatgggctttccatggaagagccaaacaagcatctcaaggaattcgaggttgtttgttcgagcatgacacccataaATGTCGACGGGAAcattctgatgatgaaggcttttccattctcacttttggaaaagacgaaggattggctttacgagttagcacccggaacggttacatcttgggatagtatgaaaagagctttcttggagaagtttttcccaacttcaagagtcattctcttgaggaaacggattagtggcatccaacaaaatcaaggtgaatcgtttccttcttattatgaacgttttaaatcacttgttgcttcttgtccacaacatcaaatgaaggaggagctgctcattcaatacttctacgaaggactccttcccatggaacgccaaatgcttgatgcctcggcgggaggtgcgctggtggataaaactccgggggctgcaaaagttctaattgccaaccgagcacataatgcacaacaatacgaaggtgttggacaaagagaccacccacggccacaagtgaatgaggtaagttctatgcccgaaattcaatcccaattagctaaccttacttctattgtttctcagttggccgagggaatgaagattcatggaccaagtgtgtgtggcgtgtgctctatgTAAGGACATGCaaatgatcaatgccctcaattaattgagaatgggggttgggaatctgccaatgccgtgggttttgggaaccaaaatcaaccacgccatgatccatactctaatacctacaatccggggtggagagaccatccaaatttcaaatggcgggatcctcaacaaccccaacaacaaggaggatttaggcagcaaccaccgggcttttatacaaagccattcgtccccaatcaaaaccaagtgcaatctgccccaacaacctcaggtatgtctttggataatgatcacattgttaagttacttactactttgacgcaggaagtacaaactcaaaataaggagagacaaatccaagacaaacgggtggacaatttggagaagcaaatgggtcaaattgcagaatttatggggcaaattagagaacaaggcagattgcctagttcaaccgttatgaacccgaagggaggatttgaaaccgctaaggccatcatgttaaaaagtggtaaacaggttggaacggactcaaatacatccaaatcaagtcaagacgaggaggacaagttgctgCAAGAAGAAGCACAGGGAGAAAAGCCCAAGGCCAAGGATGACCAAACCTTGCCGAATTCATCTAGTCCTCCTAAACCATCccaaaccaccaaggtaagtcccaattcaactttttctagttctattccactaaatgtgccctttcctggcaggtttaggcaatcaaagaaggaagaagctgagaaggacattctagagacctttcggaaagttcaagtcaatatcccgctccttgatgcgattaagcaagtcccgaggtatgctaagtttttaaaagaactttgtacaacaaggagaaggatttcgaacaaagaggtggttcaagtaagtgaaaatgtctctgccgtgttacaaaggaaattaccccctaaatgcaaagatccgggtagttttacaattccgtgcgttattggtaatactaagtttgaacaatgcatgttagacttaggggcttcaattaatgttatgccatactctatttatgcatctatgaacttaggtgagcttaaaaatgatggtgtgataattcaattagccgatcgttctaatgcatatccaaagggtgttttggaagatgttttggtgcaggttggtgACTTAatttttccagcggatttctacgtgcttgacatggaagattcaccccattctaccccattgccgattctattagggaggcccttcatgaaaacagcccgcaccaagatagatgtgtttaaaggaactttaacgatggaatttgatggggaagtcattgatttcaatctttctgaaagtattaaatttcctaaggacgatcattcttgcttttctattgatataattgatgatttggcgcaggattttctcgattgtttggagagggatacacttgaaacaacaattgcacaaggaattgggcaaaaatctggttttgccgtgcctagaagtgtggaggaggccgagatagtggctgcccttgagtcactacctcaatatcatggtaagccttctaacccaatttcaatttcagtctccactaataagttgttaccctcagtaactcaggcacccgtacttgagcttaaaccgttgcccgatcatttaaagtacgcCTTTCTGGGAGATaacgagacattgcccgtcattgtctcctcatcactcacggccatagaggaggagaagttgatccgagtgttgaaagagcacaagacggccattgggtggactttggccgatattaggggaattagcccgactacgtgcatgcatcgcatacttctaggggagggggctaaaccaactcgagaggctcagcgccgtctcaaccctccaatgatggaagttgtgaaaaaggagattatcaaacttcttgattgtggagtaatttatccgatctctgatagtcgttgggtatcaccggtgcaatgtgttccaaagaagtccggagtgacagtggtgaaaaatgccgagaatgagcttgtgccaacccgtatccaaacaggttggagagtgtgcattgattataggaagctcaacgccaccacaaggaaggaccacttccctttgccgttcattgatcaaatgcttgaaaggttagccggtcattctttttattgtttccttgatggttattctggatataatcagattgtcatagcgccggatgaccaagaaaagacaactttcacatgcccctttggtacttttgcttatcgtcgcatgccttttggtttatgcaatgctccggccacgtttcaaaggtgtatggtaagtatcttttcagattttgtggaaaagattattgaggtatttatggatgatttcagtgtgtttggtgattcatttgatggttgtttggaaaatctcacaataattttgaaacgatgtgtagaaactaaccttgtgcttaattgggaaaaatgtcactttatggttagacaaggcatagttctagggcatattgtttcagaaagaggaattgaagtggataaatcgaaaatagatcttatacgctacttaccctctcctacttcggttcgagagattcgttcgtttcttggtcatgcaggattttataggcgatttatcaaggacttctccaagatctcaaaccctctttgccgtctcctccaaaaagatgtggcgtttgacttcaacgaggagtgtgagaaggcgttcaatcacctaaaagaaatgctaacttcggcccctatcatagttccaccagattggagctttccttttgagcttatgtgtgatgcttccgattatgcattaggagctgttttggggcaaaggaaggaaaagaggccgcatgttatctattatgcctctcggactttaaatgatgcacaattgaattattctaccactgaaaaagaacttcttgctgttgtatttgctttagataaattccgttcttatttgcttggtactaaagttattatttatactgaccatgcagcattgaagtatttattcaccaagaaggaagccaaaccacgactcattcgttggatgcttcttcttcaagagttcgatatcgaaatccgggatAAGAAgagaagtgaaaacgtggtggctgaccacttgagccgtatggtgcatgaggaggatgtcgtgcctatcatagagacattcccagatgagcaactgatgtccgtcaaggtaagtgaaccgtggtatgctgatttggtgaattatttggtgtctaaacatgttcctagtgaattacttaaacaccaatgtgataaattgaagaaagaggcacggttttatgtgtgggatgacccgtatttatggaaatattgccctgaccaagttatacgtaggtgtgtacacgattctgagtttaatgcaattctaaccttttgtcacacttatgcttgtgggggacactttggcactcaaagaacagcacttaaggtgttagaatgtggtttctattggcctaccatctttagggatgctagaacattttgcatgtcttgtgatagatgccaaagaacgggcaatattggtcctaaacaacaaatgccgcaaacccccatttttagtgttgaaatctttgatgtttggggtatagatttcatgggtcctttccctccatcttttggtttcacttatatcttgctagctgttgattatgtttccaaatgggtggaagccaaagccacccgaactaacgattcaaaggttgttgcagattttgtgaaaactaatatctttgctaggtttggcatgcctagagttctcattagtgatggaggctctcacttttgtaatcgaaccattgAAGCTTTGCTCAAGAAGTACAAAGTGACGCATAAGGTATCCaccccttatcatcctcaaaccaatgggcAAGCGGAAGTTTCAAATCGGGAGATCAAGCAAATTCTTGAGAAAACCGTGGGGCCttcaaggagagattggagtttgcgcttggacgatgcattgtgggcctATCGTACGGCCTACAAAACCCCTCTAGGTATGTCACCTTTTCGTCTCATTTATGGTAAACCATGTCATTTGCCCGTTGAATTGGAACATAGGGCGCATTGGGCTGTGAAGACCTTCAACATGGACATAGATGCAGCCGGGGTGCATAGAAAGCTCCAACTAAATGAACTCGAGGAGATTAGGCATGACGCTTATGAGAACGCTCGAATTTACAAGGACAAGACCAAGGCGTATCATGACAAGATGCTTCGTACCAAAACATTCTCCAAGGGACAGAAAGTGCTCCTATTTGActctcgccttcggttattccccggtaagttacgttccaagtggattgggccatttattgttactaatgtctttcctcatggtgcagtccaagtccaaagcttgaaaacaggACATGAAATCAAGGTTaatgggcatcgattgaagccctattacgacCTGTTTGAGGAGCATGTGGTGGAGGATCtatccctccatgccgtgggcacCAAAGATCATTGATGAATGATAGACGTCCGGCTgcacgacgttaaagaaagcgcttcttgggaggcaacccatggaaatagagaagacctaggaatttccgactccaaaaccaggtgtttgcgttctttaaccctcctctctgttgcttttactttgccatgtttatcatgtttcctcgttgtttgtttgtttgcttttttgtgagtttatgtttgaaacattgaggacaatgttagatttaagtgtgggggggtaaacaagttgctgttgcatgattttcgtgggattttattcacctatcacttacaatgttgtttcttgctgttttaagtgtttttagtgtgtttttaagcatgttagtatgttttgacataaaaatccgaaaatttgacaaaaataaaaaaaaataaaaaataaaaataaaaaaataaaaaaaattgttttgaaaaagccaaaaagagttgtttttgtgtgtttgtttgtgtcttagggtaccttccaacacaaataatgaggatttggtttttaattgcatgactgttaaagaaagttataaacatggatggaagtttgatatgctcttgatttatgcttggttatagttatagtttacgaattcacatgtaatcacaaaaaaaaaaaaaaaaaaaaaatcagtttttgtaacatgcttgaaggaaggaactcaaactaacactacaaccttgagagacttgagcctaatacgttctttggagagttattaatctgtgcatttttgttttctaaagtcgttgcatgatctcatcattctttgcctggttgctacttagaaggcgtttcatcatttagttccaaatactagaacttatgcccgttccattcaaagcatgacattgatttgcataacacatattcaagatgaagttctgtagtgaactagagccaaaaagcttatcccgtgcatatttgtttaagtttaaccccgttgagccttgtttagcctgttttctttgttaaaccacatttcccttacctagcctagattaggactatccttacccttgtttttaaagcataatgaagcatgacttaaaatgaattccttttgattgtccttatgcagaaaacaagtgtgggggaatgagaGTTTTGTGTTtagtgtgccaaaagaaagtaataaggcacgggttaaaaaaaaaaaaaaaaaaaaaaaaagagttttaaataagtgaggaaaggctcacaagtgttgtttgttgtagaaagggtccaaaaagttgaaatcggccctaaaaagttgaatgaataaccccattgtgtttaaagttagttgctgcattcaaaaggaattctaagcatcaatttcattactttgcttattatgctttaaaaaacgtttgtttccttacctttcattgttagccaatcacccctaaccccgttacaacccttaacttcaatcttgagtgttatgtgtttcaatatgtggagtttgggattggtacgagcatatggtatccctgggtctcgcatctaagtagtagcattccagtcatgagatcatatctatacatgcttaataactccagaaattgctttctttgctttaaacatatgtgagtgttcgttttcatgtttacatcaatcttctcacatacacctagtgtagggtgtgtagtcagaaattcagagtgaaaataagagtgtatcttgtaaggaattgagcaaattctctaaggcatgttactacattcaaaacatcgttttaattggttatatgtgaactagtatatggtgactatgattaagtatgtgctcaagggtagggaaggccaaaatatgtggttatgatgatcttttgcatgtcatgttgcattgaaaatccctaaggtaaatgttggaaggtttaggttttgttttgttcttatgttttgtttctttgttttgctcgaggacaagcaaaagctaagtgtgggggaatttgataggagca is a genomic window of Malus domestica chromosome 09, GDT2T_hap1 containing:
- the LOC139187948 gene encoding uncharacterized protein produces the protein MTRSSQTVHILDFNNDFERDLRRKRRHPEPSEPSSSSEAESEFEEEKEEVMAADNRTIKELSASGLTNAAPLCIQYPAAAQGKTDEFELKSSLLHHIPKYHGLSMEEPNKHLKEFEVVCSSMTPINVDGNILMMKAFPFSLLEKTKDWLYELAPGTVTSWDSMKRAFLEKFFPTSRVILLRKRISGIQQNQGESFPSYYERFKSLVASCPQHQMKEELLIQYFYEGLLPMERQMLDASAGGALVDKTPGAAKVLIANRAHNAQQYEGVGQRDHPRPQVNEVSSMPEIQSQLANLTSIVSQLAEGMKIHGPSVCGVCSM